The following are encoded together in the Chaetodon trifascialis isolate fChaTrf1 chromosome 3, fChaTrf1.hap1, whole genome shotgun sequence genome:
- the slc5a8l gene encoding sodium-coupled monocarboxylate transporter 1, whose protein sequence is MVGNGGPVATFSVWDYVVFAGIILAAAGIGLFQAIRSRKENSSDEFLLGGRQMTALPVAMSLTASFMSGITVIGTPAEAYRYGASFWLFAFSYSIMSAVTAEVFVPLFYRLGITSTYEYLELRFSRPLRLIGTSMYIVQTALYTGLVIYAPALALNQITGLDLWGVLVATGAVCIIYCTLGGLKAVIWTDVLQMVIMLAGFVAVIARGAVLQGGLTNIWEDAGQGGRLEVFDFDPDPLKRHTFWTIIIGGSVMWASIYSINQSQVQRYISCKTLGHAKMSLYLNMVGLWLTVSLAMLSGLTMFSIYKNCDPLTNGDVGTTDQLLPYLVMDILEAYPGVPGLFVAAAYSGTLSTVSSSINALVAVTVEDFIFPVCKNLTEKQVKWMNMGLSVFFGALCIGMAGVASLMGSVLQAALSIFGMISGPLLGLYLLGMLFRTSNSIGGITGMIIGLVMTLWVGIGGQIYPPTADKTNPLPVTTIGCNNTSQNSPTTAPWTSPVTLTPPSDDRPPLADSWYSLSYLYLALLGVLTTMAAGLLVSMITGGCKQENLDSDLFVRMSDMICFSWCNKSEVLDITEKDAKDFHFQADNPTFTDFNVMSKDDEKVTKI, encoded by the exons ATGGTTGGTAACGGCGGTCCAGTGGCCACTTTCTCTGTGTGGGATTATGTGGTGTTTGCTGGGATAATCTTGGCCGCAGCTGGCATCGGCCTTTTCCAGGCCATCCGAAGCCGTAAGGAGAACAGCAGTGATGAGTTCTTGCTGGGTGGACGGCAAATGACCGCTTTGCCGGTTGCCATGTCGCTCACCGCCAGCTTCATGTCTGGCATCACAGTTATTGGCACACCTGCCGAGGCCTACCGCTATGGAGCGTCCTTCTGGCTCTTCGCCTTCTCCTATTCCATCATGTCTGCCGTCACTGCTGAGGTTTTTGTCCCGCTTTTCTACAGACTGGGCATCACCAGCACCTATGAG tACCTGGAGCTGCGCTTCAGTCGGCCCCTTCGGTTAATTGGGACATCAATGTACATCGTACAGACG GCCCTGTACACCGGTTTGGTTATTTATGCTCCAGCGCTTGCACTAAATCAAA tCACGGGACTTGACCTGTGGGGAGTGCTGGTGGCTACAGGAGCGGTGTGCATCATCTACTGCACTTTG GGCGGTCTGAAAGCAGTAATCTGGACAGATGTGCTGCAGATGGTGATCATGCTGGCAGGTTTTGTGGCTGTTATAGCTCGAGGAGCTGTACTGCAGGGAGGCCTGACGAACATTTGGGAAGACGCTGGCCAAGGAGGCCGACTAGAGGTGTTTGA TTTTGACCCGGATCCTCTGAAGCGGCACACATTCTGGACTATTATAATCGGCGGCAGCGTGATGTGGGCATCTATCTACTCAATCAACCAGTCCCAGGTGCAGCGTTACATCTCCTGCAAAACCTTGGGACATGCCAAGAT GTCTTTGTATCTGAACATGGTTGGCTTGTGGCTAACGGTGAGCCTGGCTATGCTTTCTGGCCTCACCATGTTCTCCATTTACAAGAACTGTGACCCACTTACAAATGGCGATGTGGGCACCACTGACCAG CTGCTGCCCTACCTTGTGATGGACATTCTGGAAGCTTACCCTGGAGTCCCTGGcttgtttgtggctgcagcatACAGTGGCACCCTCAG CACGGTGTCTTCCAGTATTAATGCGCTCGTTGCTGTCACCGTGGAGGACTTTATATTTCCAGTGTGCAAAAACCTCACAGAGAAACAGGTGAAGTGGATGAACATGGGCCTGA GTGTATTTTTTGGCGCCCTATGTATTGGGATGGCTGGAGTTGCTTCTTTGATGGGCAGCGTTTTGCAG GCGGCTCTGTCCATATTTGGCATGATCAGCGGGCCTCTTCTTGGTCTTTACCTGTTGGGAATGCTATTCCGCACATCAAATTCGATA GGAGGAATTACAGGAATGATCATTGGTCTAGTGATGACTCTGTGGGTGGGGATTGGAGGCCAGATTTACCCGCCGACAGCTGACAAGACAAATCCTCTCCCAGTCACCACTATAGGCTGCAACAACACGAGCCAAAACAGCCCAACAACAGCTCCGTGGACCAGTCCAGTGACTCTGACCCCACCGTCTGA TGACAGGCCCCCTCTGGCAGACTCCTGGTACTCTCTGTCATACCTCTACCTTGCTCTTTTGGGTGTACTGACCACAATGGCCGCTGGCCTGCTGGTGAGCATGATCACAG GTGGATGCAAGCAAGAAAATCTTGACTCTGATCTGTTTGTGAGGATGAGTGACATGATCTGCTTCAGCTGGTGTAATAAATCAGAG GTATTAGACATCACAGAAAAGGATGCAAAAGACTTCCACTTCCAAGCTGACAACCCAACATTCACAGACTTCAACGTGATGAGCAAAGATGATGAAAAAGTCACCAAAATATAA